A genomic stretch from Malus domestica chromosome 15, GDT2T_hap1 includes:
- the LOC103431621 gene encoding casein kinase II subunit alpha yields MAIRPSLEFTVSHHHNLLCLFLARPHPPSSPLSFSSHFFHQLPPPFVRCIASSATPLPHRHTSFHRPPRPLHPYHETLAQKICKAIRRPGAPSKARTYADVNVIRPKDYWDYESLTVQWGEQDDYEVVKKVGRGKYSEVFEGVHCTDNEKCVIKILKPVKKKKIKREIKILQNLCGGPNIVKLLDIVRDQQSKTPSLIFEYVNNTDFKVLYPTLSDFDIRYYIYELLKALDYCHSQGIMHRDVKPHNVMIDHEQRKLRLIDWGLAEFYHPEKEYNVRVASRYFKGPELLVDLQDYDYSLDLWSLGCMLAGMIFRKEPFFYGHDNYDQLVKIAKVLGTDELNAYLHKYRIELDPHLAALVGRHSRKPWTKFINVDNQHLAVPEALDFVDKLLHYDHQERPTAKEAMAHPYFYPIRNAESSRTRTQ; encoded by the exons ATGGCCATAAGGCCCTCCTTGGAATTCACCGTCTCCCACCACCACAACCTTCTCTGCCTCTTCCTTGCGCGCCCCCACCCTCCGTCgtctcctctctccttctcctccCACTTCTTCCACCAGCTCCCGCCGCCTTTCGTCCGCTGCATAGCGTCCTCAGCGACTCCGCTCCCTCACCGCCATACGTCCTTTCACCGCCCCCCGAGGCCACTTCATCCTTATCACGAAACCCTGGCGCAGAAGATCTGTAAAGCGATTCGCCGCCCTGGCGCCCCCTCCAAGGCTAGGACTTACGCCGATGTCAACGTGATCCGACCCAAGGATTACTGGGACTACGAGTCCCTCACCGTCCAATGGGG GGAGCAGGATGATTACGAGGTGGTGAAGAAGGTTGGGAGAGGAAAATACAGTGAGGTGTTTGAGGGGGTTCACTGTACCGATAACGAAAAATGTGTTATCAAGATTCTCAAACCTGTtaaaaagaagaag ATTAAGAGGGAGATAAAAATATTGCAGAATCTTTGTGGAGGACCAAATATTGTGAAGTTGCTTGATATTGTCAGAGACCAGCAATCAAAGACCCCTAGTCTTATATTTGAATATGTGAATAATACAGATTTTAAAGTCCTTTATCCGACGCTCTCAGACTTTGACATACGATATTACATCTATGAACTTCTCAAG GCTTTAGATTATTGCCACTCACAAGGTATTATGCATCGAGATGTGAAGCCCCATAATGTTATGATTGATCATGAGCAGCGTAAGCTTCGCCTTATAGATTGGGGCCTTGCCGAGTTTTATCATCCTGAGAAGGAATATAATGTTCGGGTTGCTTCAAG GTATTTCAAAGgtcctgaacttcttgttgattTACAAGATTATGATTATTCTTTAGACTTGTGGAGTCTCGGTTGTATGTTAGCTGGAATG ATATTTCGTAAGGAGCCATTCTTCTATGGGCATGATAACTATGACCAGCTAGTCAAAATAGCAAAG GTACTTGGGACAGATGAATTAAACGCTTATCTACACAAGTACCGCATAGAATTAGACCCACACCTTGCAGCTCTAGTTGGGAG GCATAGCAGGAAACCATGGACAAAATTCATTAATGTTGATAATCAGCACTTAGCAGTTCCTGAG GCGCTTGACTTTGTAGACAAGTTGTTGCACTATGATCACCAGGAAAGACCAACTGCAAAAGAAGCAATG GCCCATCCTTATTTCTACCCGATTAGAAATGCAGAAAGCAGCCGGACTCGCACCCAGTAA
- the LOC103425140 gene encoding uncharacterized protein, giving the protein MDDVRASSAWVASHSSHVLVDSSGIEKVAETIDTIPKVEWDFEGIHYFDNGPLTVQYLFVLDALNFCFWPDKDLNYDNLAAGLKAAMQNDKSVFDADRLQKYTGPELRELLKWPRSLPLEDERVRLLQEVGFELERSFDGKASNLVESCGKSAVKLVALVTRHFPGFRDHSVYKGHQVFLYKRAQIFAADLWGAFGGQGYGEFYDIGSITIMADYIVPAVLQQLGVLKYSATLASAIEANSQIVAGSEEEVELRACSIYAVEKMKELISMKSGKQVLSIELDLWLWSFGIQCPALQHHRTLSIYY; this is encoded by the exons ATGGACGATGTTAGGGCAAGCTCTGCTTGGGTCGCAAGCCATTCTTCTCACGTCCTCGTCGATTCTTCAG ggaTTGAGAAAGTGGCGGAGACGATAGATACAATTCCGAAGGTGGAATGGGATTTCGAAGGGATACACTATTTCGACAATGGACCTCTCACCGTTCAGTACCTCTTTGTGTTGGACGCTTTGAATTTCTGCTTTTGGCCTG ATAAGGACTTAAATTACGACAATTTGGCTGCCGGTCTGAAGGCAGCAATGCAAAATGACAAATCTGTGTTTGATGCTGATCGTCTGCAGAAATACACCG GTCCTGAACTGCGGGAGCTGTTGAAATGGCCAAGGTCACTACCTTTGGAGGACGAGAGAGTTCGTTTGTTACAAGAG GTTGGGTTTGAACTGGAGAGAAGCTTTGATGGCAAAGCATCTAATCTTGTGGAGTCATGTGGAAAGTCAGCTGTTAAGCTTGTAGCTCTGGTTACTCGTCACTTTCCTG GTTTCCGAGACCACTCAGTATACAAAGGCCACCAAGTATTTTTGTATAAAAGAGCTCAGATATTTGCAGCAGATTTATGGGGTGCATTTGGAGGCCAAGGATATGGAGAATTTTATGACATTGGCTCAATCACTATTATGGCGGACTATATTGTTCCAGCCGTGCTTCAACAGCTGGGTGTGCTGAAGTATAGTGCAACCCTTGCCAGTGCTATCGAGGCTAATAGTCAAATAGTTGCAGGCAGTGAGGAGGAAGTTGAACTGCGAGCTTGCTCCATATATGCTGTCGAGAAAATGAAGGAGTTGATCAGTATGAAATCAGGGAAGCAG GTGCTGAGTATTGAGTTAGACCTTTGGCTTTGGTCTTTTGGCATTCAGTGTCCTGCTCTGCAACACCATCGAACCCTCTCTATATATTATTGA